One window from the genome of Gloeomargarita sp. SRBZ-1_bins_9 encodes:
- a CDS encoding pentapeptide repeat-containing protein — translation MSSGYEWQLTAEQLQERYRQGERHFRRVDLNRVDLHGLALPGIVLERANLYRADLFEADLTEANLTGAILCRCNLVRARLQRAGLREADLIFANLGEAQLQGADLQGAYLRGVDALKAQFQGCNLAHSNLTEANLHSANLAGADLTGAFLVVAILRGVNLTGANLAGANLAGASMRGANLTGANLTGAVMPDGTLHP, via the coding sequence ATGTCATCGGGCTATGAGTGGCAACTGACGGCGGAGCAGTTGCAGGAGCGTTATCGCCAGGGGGAGCGGCATTTCCGACGGGTGGACCTGAACCGGGTGGATTTGCATGGGCTGGCCTTGCCGGGGATTGTCCTGGAGCGGGCCAATTTGTACCGGGCGGACCTGTTTGAGGCGGATTTGACGGAGGCGAATCTGACAGGGGCGATTCTCTGTCGCTGCAACCTGGTGCGGGCGCGGCTACAACGGGCGGGGCTGCGGGAGGCGGATTTGATTTTTGCCAATCTGGGGGAGGCGCAACTGCAGGGGGCGGATTTGCAAGGGGCTTACCTGCGGGGGGTGGACGCCCTAAAGGCCCAGTTCCAGGGGTGTAATTTGGCCCACAGCAATCTTACGGAGGCGAATCTCCATTCGGCCAACTTGGCGGGGGCGGACCTGACGGGGGCGTTTCTGGTGGTGGCGATCCTCAGGGGGGTCAATTTGACGGGGGCGAATCTGGCGGGGGCGAATCTGGCGGGGGCTAGTATGCGGGGGGCCAATCTGACAGGGGCGAATCTGACGGGGGCGGTGATGCCGGATGGCACGCTCCATCCCTAG
- a CDS encoding diflavin flavoprotein — protein MVTTPPRDVQVLPIATDTWVLRSRSWQRLRFEMEYALERGTTANSYLIQGERIALIDPPGETFTDLFLTELQRHVALDQIDYVILGHINPNRAATLARLWQLAPQVTFVCSNPGEQTLRSLLAQRLSDQMAQQPLQTRVIRGEDSLDLGRGHTLEFIPIPTPRFPNGLATFDPSTGLLFCGKFFSAHRCSDQVFDEGWEALLEDYRYYFDCIHAPQVRQVEQVLERLRRWPATCYANGHGSLVRYHLPELTYLYRLWCERQSGCEVTVALLYASAYGNTAILAQAIGRGLTKGGVRVESLNCEFASPEDIRQVVSQAQGIILGSPTLGGHAPTQMQTALGIVLEQAPRTTLVGVFGSYGWSGEAVDLLAGRLRDAGFPFGFAPIRVKFAPTDADLQRCEQTGTDFAQALRQKQRRQVARPTDAQAARAEQAMGRIVGPLCVLAARRGELTSGMLASWVSQATFNPPGITVAVAKDRAVESLLHVGDRFVLNILPEGSSLIRHFLKPFGPGEDRFDGVATTTTADGCPILTEALAYLHCQVAQRMECGDHWVVYAVVDEGKVLDPHAVTAVHHRKSGNHY, from the coding sequence ATGGTGACTACGCCGCCCCGGGATGTGCAGGTTTTGCCCATCGCCACCGACACCTGGGTGTTGCGCTCTCGCAGTTGGCAACGGTTGCGCTTTGAGATGGAATACGCCCTGGAGCGGGGCACGACGGCCAACAGCTACCTGATTCAGGGTGAGCGCATCGCCCTGATCGACCCGCCGGGGGAAACCTTTACGGACCTATTTCTGACGGAATTGCAGCGCCATGTGGCCCTGGACCAGATTGACTACGTGATTCTGGGGCACATTAACCCCAACCGGGCGGCCACCTTGGCACGGTTGTGGCAATTGGCTCCCCAGGTCACCTTCGTCTGCTCTAATCCGGGCGAGCAAACCCTGCGGTCGTTGTTGGCCCAGCGGTTGTCGGATCAGATGGCGCAGCAACCCCTACAAACGCGGGTCATCCGGGGGGAAGACAGCCTAGACCTGGGCCGAGGACACACCCTGGAGTTCATCCCCATTCCCACCCCCCGTTTTCCCAACGGTTTGGCCACCTTTGACCCCAGCACGGGCCTGCTGTTTTGCGGCAAGTTCTTTAGTGCCCACCGCTGTAGCGACCAGGTGTTTGACGAGGGCTGGGAGGCCCTGCTGGAGGACTACCGCTACTATTTCGACTGCATCCACGCGCCCCAGGTGCGCCAAGTCGAACAGGTGCTGGAGCGGTTGCGCCGCTGGCCGGCCACCTGCTATGCCAATGGGCATGGGTCCCTGGTGCGCTATCACCTACCCGAATTGACATACCTGTACCGGCTGTGGTGCGAACGGCAAAGCGGCTGTGAGGTGACAGTGGCCCTGCTTTATGCGTCGGCCTACGGCAACACCGCTATCCTAGCCCAGGCCATCGGGCGCGGCTTGACCAAAGGAGGTGTGCGGGTGGAATCCCTGAACTGTGAATTCGCCAGTCCGGAGGACATCCGCCAGGTGGTCAGCCAGGCCCAGGGCATTATCTTGGGGTCGCCGACGCTGGGGGGGCACGCCCCGACCCAAATGCAAACCGCCCTGGGGATTGTGCTGGAGCAAGCGCCGCGTACAACCCTGGTGGGGGTGTTTGGGTCCTATGGCTGGAGCGGCGAGGCGGTGGACCTGCTGGCGGGCCGACTGCGAGATGCCGGGTTTCCCTTCGGCTTTGCACCCATCCGCGTCAAATTCGCCCCCACCGACGCCGACTTACAGCGCTGCGAACAAACGGGCACCGACTTTGCCCAGGCCCTGCGCCAGAAACAACGGCGACAGGTGGCTCGCCCTACGGATGCCCAGGCAGCCCGGGCTGAACAGGCCATGGGGCGGATTGTGGGTCCGTTGTGTGTCCTAGCGGCTCGGCGGGGTGAACTCACCAGCGGCATGCTGGCCAGTTGGGTCTCCCAGGCCACCTTCAACCCTCCCGGCATCACCGTAGCGGTGGCTAAAGACCGAGCGGTGGAATCCTTGCTTCATGTCGGGGACCGCTTTGTGCTGAACATCCTGCCGGAGGGCAGTAGCCTGATACGCCATTTCCTCAAACCCTTTGGGCCGGGGGAGGACCGGTTTGATGGGGTGGCGACGACAACGACTGCGGACGGTTGTCCGATCCTCACCGAGGCCCTAGCTTACCTGCACTGCCAGGTGGCCCAGCGGATGGAATGCGGCGACCACTGGGTGGTCTATGCCGTAGTGGATGAGGGGAAAGTCCTGGACCCCCACGCCGTCACCGCCGTGCACCACCGCAAATCCGGCAACCACTACTGA
- a CDS encoding MBL fold metallo-hydrolase yields the protein MKRRAMLVGAGALWASGRVLAQGAPAGVTIQFLGHMCFLFTGGGLRLLVNPFRPSGCTQGYRPPRVAADLVLVSSLLLDTGYVADLPGDPRVLATPGDYELPNNFQVSGFQTFSDRMGGRRFGANICWRWTQGGIRFLHLGGIATPISVEQRILFGNPDVLFVPVGGRDKAYNPQEAAEAVQALNPKIVVPTHFRTQAADEQCDLFPVEDFLALMGKMTVRRLGDQVTIRPGDLPKQGSLIHLFSYNFSTPKPRA from the coding sequence ATGAAACGACGGGCGATGTTGGTAGGTGCCGGGGCGTTGTGGGCTAGTGGGCGGGTGTTGGCCCAAGGGGCGCCGGCGGGTGTAACTATCCAGTTTTTGGGGCACATGTGTTTTCTGTTTACAGGGGGGGGGCTGCGGTTGCTGGTGAATCCGTTTCGGCCCAGCGGTTGTACCCAAGGCTACCGGCCCCCTCGGGTGGCAGCGGATTTGGTCCTGGTCAGCAGTCTGCTCCTGGATACGGGCTATGTGGCGGATTTGCCGGGAGACCCGCGGGTGTTGGCCACGCCGGGGGATTACGAACTGCCTAACAATTTCCAGGTCTCCGGCTTCCAGACCTTTAGCGACCGGATGGGGGGGCGGCGCTTCGGGGCCAATATCTGCTGGCGCTGGACCCAGGGGGGGATTCGCTTTTTGCACCTGGGGGGGATTGCCACGCCTATTAGCGTCGAGCAGCGGATTTTGTTCGGCAACCCGGATGTGCTGTTTGTGCCGGTGGGGGGGCGGGATAAGGCCTATAACCCCCAGGAGGCGGCGGAGGCGGTGCAGGCCCTGAATCCCAAAATCGTTGTCCCTACCCATTTCCGCACCCAGGCCGCCGATGAGCAATGCGACCTATTCCCGGTGGAGGACTTCCTGGCCTTGATGGGCAAGATGACGGTGCGGCGGTTGGGGGACCAGGTGACGATTCGACCGGGGGACTTGCCCAAACAGGGGTCCTTGATTCATCTGTTTAGCTACAATTTCTCTACACCCAAACCCCGTGCCTGA
- a CDS encoding DevA family ABC transporter ATP-binding protein: protein MTTATQIAPATRATAAGEAVVDIAHLNHAYGHGALRKQILFDINLTIREGEIVILTGPSGSGKTTLLTLIGCLRSVQEGSLKVLGQELHGAGKNTLIQLRRRIGYIFQAHNLLQFLTARQNVQMALELHPHIPPAKAKAMAEAMLARVGLADKCNSYPHDLSGGQKQRVAIARALVAQPRLILADEPTASLDSKAGREVVDLMQHLAKERGAAILLVTHDHRILDIADRIVHLEDGHLVLDQGR, encoded by the coding sequence ATGACGACTGCCACCCAAATTGCCCCCGCCACAAGGGCGACAGCCGCCGGGGAAGCGGTAGTGGACATTGCCCACCTGAACCACGCCTATGGTCACGGGGCCTTGCGCAAGCAGATTTTGTTTGACATCAACCTGACGATTCGCGAAGGGGAAATTGTCATTCTCACCGGGCCGTCCGGTTCTGGGAAAACCACCCTGCTCACGTTGATTGGTTGCTTGCGGTCAGTGCAGGAAGGCAGCCTTAAGGTGCTGGGGCAGGAACTACACGGGGCCGGCAAAAACACCCTGATTCAGTTGCGGCGGCGGATTGGTTATATCTTTCAGGCCCACAACCTGTTGCAATTTCTCACCGCCCGCCAGAACGTGCAGATGGCCCTCGAACTCCACCCCCACATCCCCCCCGCCAAGGCGAAGGCGATGGCCGAAGCCATGCTGGCGCGCGTGGGTCTGGCGGACAAGTGCAACAGCTACCCCCACGACCTATCCGGCGGGCAGAAACAGCGGGTGGCCATTGCCCGGGCGCTGGTAGCCCAACCCCGGCTCATTTTGGCCGACGAACCCACCGCCTCCTTAGACAGCAAAGCCGGGCGCGAGGTGGTGGACCTGATGCAGCACCTGGCTAAGGAGCGGGGGGCGGCGATTCTCCTGGTGACCCACGACCACCGGATTCTGGACATTG
- a CDS encoding aminopeptidase P N-terminal domain-containing protein, with amino-acid sequence MVTTPVGLYPPVPASEYAERRRRFLQVLGQGVAILPSAPLAYLHNDVEATYRQDGNLFYLTGLNEPGAVAVFAPHHPEHQFILFVQPKDWEKEVWTGYRVGPEAAKELYGCDVAFSLEELDQKLPEYVEGADCLYYHPGRDEDMNRRVYRLWQKMLHLRQRKGYGPTMLADVHPLLHPLRMVKSPLEIERIKQAVAIAVQAHQYAQDIVRPGMYEYELQAAIERVFQEQGGRPAYPSIVASGPNACILHYGDNTRQMQAGDLVLVDAGCAWGCYNSDITRTFPVNGQMTPPQKAIYEVVLRAQQAAIGVVKPGVPYDQVHKTAVRVLVEGLLDLGLLQGDPEAIANETDEKKQAYRPYYMHRTGHWLGLDVHDAGIYYQAKEQATLLVPGQVFTVEPGLYIGPHTQPVEGQPPIPDEFRGIGVRIEDDVLVTETGCEVLTAAVPK; translated from the coding sequence ATGGTCACCACACCGGTTGGTCTGTATCCGCCTGTGCCTGCCAGCGAGTATGCCGAGCGCCGCCGCCGGTTTTTGCAGGTCTTGGGACAGGGGGTGGCCATTCTCCCCAGCGCCCCTTTGGCCTATTTGCACAACGATGTGGAGGCCACCTACCGACAAGACGGCAATCTGTTTTACCTGACGGGGTTGAACGAGCCGGGGGCGGTAGCGGTGTTTGCCCCCCACCATCCGGAACATCAATTTATCCTGTTTGTCCAGCCCAAGGATTGGGAAAAGGAGGTCTGGACGGGTTACCGAGTGGGGCCAGAGGCGGCCAAGGAACTCTATGGCTGCGATGTGGCTTTTTCCCTGGAGGAACTGGACCAAAAACTGCCGGAGTACGTGGAGGGGGCCGATTGTCTCTACTACCACCCGGGCCGGGATGAGGACATGAATCGGCGGGTGTATCGGCTCTGGCAAAAAATGCTGCACCTGCGCCAGCGCAAGGGGTACGGGCCGACGATGCTGGCGGATGTCCATCCCCTGTTGCACCCGCTGCGCATGGTCAAAAGTCCCCTGGAGATTGAGCGCATCAAGCAGGCAGTGGCCATTGCCGTCCAGGCCCACCAGTACGCCCAGGACATTGTGCGCCCCGGGATGTACGAGTACGAACTCCAGGCAGCTATCGAGCGGGTGTTTCAGGAGCAGGGGGGACGCCCGGCCTATCCCTCCATCGTGGCCTCGGGACCCAACGCCTGTATCCTCCACTACGGAGACAACACGCGCCAAATGCAAGCGGGGGATTTGGTGCTGGTGGATGCGGGGTGCGCCTGGGGCTGCTATAACTCGGACATTACCCGCACGTTTCCGGTCAACGGCCAGATGACCCCGCCCCAAAAAGCTATCTACGAGGTGGTGTTGCGGGCGCAGCAGGCGGCTATCGGGGTGGTAAAACCGGGGGTGCCCTACGACCAGGTCCATAAAACGGCGGTACGGGTGTTGGTGGAAGGGTTACTGGACCTGGGGTTGCTCCAGGGGGACCCGGAGGCAATCGCCAACGAAACGGACGAGAAAAAGCAGGCCTACCGGCCCTACTACATGCACCGCACGGGTCACTGGTTGGGGTTGGATGTACACGATGCGGGCATCTACTACCAGGCCAAGGAGCAGGCCACCCTGCTGGTCCCCGGACAGGTGTTTACGGTGGAGCCGGGACTCTACATCGGTCCCCACACCCAGCCAGTGGAAGGTCAACCCCCCATTCCCGACGAATTCCGGGGCATCGGGGTGCGCATTGAGGACGATGTGCTGGTGACGGAAACGGGCTGCGAGGTGTTGACGGCGGCAGTACCCAAGTGA
- a CDS encoding leucyl aminopeptidase, with protein MELVTVATQPQDWTGDLLCIGFWQDNVALTGDLAALDERLGGALQDLLNETEFKGKPGSLQVTRLPSGSPVKKLALVGLGKPNGLEPYRQAAAASAKAAKAQKARHMALYVPPSDQPPDALAAALTEGILLALHQDNRFKSDPEDKPPVLEHIAFLAMADGQAGIERAQKVISGVILARELVNAPASLVTPTTLAETALSLAQTYGFNVTILEREDCQRLGMGAFLGVAQGSDTPPKFIHLTYTPPVTPQKRLAIIGKGLTFDSGGLNLKTQGGIETMKMDMAGAAAVLGCFKVLGQLQPPVQVHGIIAATENMINGHALHPGDILTASNGKTIEVNNTDAEGRLTLADALVYAEKLEVDAIVDLATLTGACIVALGDDIAGLWSTSDELANELLQASQASGEKIWRMPLEEKYFESLKSPIADMKNAGGRSAGSITGALFLKQFVQKTPWAHLDVAGPVWSEKGNSYSGPGATGFGVRLLVQWLLNQ; from the coding sequence ATGGAACTGGTGACGGTGGCGACGCAGCCCCAGGACTGGACGGGGGACCTGCTATGTATCGGTTTTTGGCAAGACAACGTAGCCTTGACGGGGGACCTGGCCGCCCTTGACGAACGCCTAGGGGGTGCCCTGCAGGACCTGCTGAACGAAACCGAATTCAAGGGCAAACCCGGCAGCCTACAAGTGACCCGTCTCCCCAGCGGCAGTCCGGTGAAAAAATTGGCCCTGGTGGGTCTAGGAAAACCCAACGGCCTAGAACCCTATCGCCAGGCCGCCGCCGCCAGCGCCAAAGCCGCCAAAGCCCAAAAGGCCCGGCACATGGCCCTCTATGTCCCCCCCAGCGACCAACCCCCTGACGCCCTAGCGGCTGCCCTCACCGAAGGCATCCTACTGGCCCTGCACCAGGACAACCGCTTCAAATCCGACCCGGAAGACAAACCCCCGGTGCTAGAGCACATAGCGTTTTTGGCCATGGCCGACGGGCAAGCAGGGATCGAGCGGGCGCAAAAAGTCATCTCCGGCGTAATCCTGGCGCGGGAGTTGGTCAACGCCCCTGCCAGCCTGGTCACCCCCACCACCCTAGCAGAAACCGCCCTTTCTCTGGCCCAGACCTACGGCTTTAACGTCACCATCCTGGAGCGGGAAGACTGCCAGCGCCTAGGCATGGGGGCCTTTCTCGGCGTGGCCCAGGGGTCCGACACCCCCCCCAAATTCATCCATCTCACCTACACCCCCCCCGTCACCCCCCAAAAACGCCTGGCCATCATCGGCAAGGGACTCACCTTTGACTCCGGCGGCCTGAATCTCAAAACCCAGGGGGGCATCGAAACCATGAAAATGGACATGGCCGGGGCCGCCGCCGTACTGGGTTGTTTCAAAGTCCTGGGGCAATTGCAGCCGCCGGTGCAGGTACACGGGATCATTGCCGCCACCGAAAACATGATCAACGGCCATGCCCTGCATCCGGGGGACATCCTCACCGCCAGCAACGGCAAAACCATCGAAGTAAACAACACCGACGCCGAAGGCCGCCTCACCCTGGCCGACGCCCTGGTCTATGCCGAAAAGCTGGAAGTCGATGCCATCGTGGACCTGGCCACCCTAACCGGCGCCTGCATCGTAGCCCTAGGGGACGACATCGCCGGTTTGTGGAGCACCAGCGACGAGCTAGCCAACGAACTGCTCCAGGCCTCCCAGGCCAGCGGCGAAAAAATCTGGCGGATGCCCCTGGAAGAAAAATACTTTGAGAGCCTGAAATCCCCCATTGCCGACATGAAAAATGCCGGGGGACGCAGCGCCGGTTCCATCACCGGGGCCTTATTTTTGAAGCAATTTGTGCAGAAAACCCCTTGGGCGCATTTAGACGTCGCCGGACCGGTGTGGAGCGAAAAGGGCAACAGCTACAGCGGGCCGGGGGCCACGGGATTTGGGGTGCGCCTGCTGGTGCAATGGCTGTTGAACCAGTAG
- a CDS encoding SPFH domain-containing protein yields the protein MGRYGLLGLSVLGLVLALPVRAQTAAAGNGVLGVLTLALITVFVLVIALILLSQIVYICNPNEILIFSGREHRLSSGQKVGYRVVFGGAAIRIPILESVDRMDLTTMPVQVEVKNAYSAGGIPLQIQAIANIKVSSDPEIVGNAIERFLGRKREEIIRVAKETLEGNLRGVVATLTPEQVNEDRLQFADRISRFVERDLAKLGLQLDTLKIQSVSDEVDYLNSIGRRQIAEMLRDAQIAESNAEREAEAAVAASRRAAEVAQKEAQAAIQQKQNEHRKRKAELELQARAEEERTEAIAQETRARAEQELQAIRAELERLRLEADVVLPAQAQRQAQELLARGEAAHLAANAKATAAVAEMLQALWQEYGQDANAILIIQQLETLLQTAAQVPQKLRVGQVQVIDGGQGQTLSALMRAYPDLVRQFLHQADQTLGLNLTSVFPSTPPSQ from the coding sequence ATGGGACGGTATGGGCTGCTAGGGTTGAGTGTGTTGGGGTTGGTGCTGGCGCTGCCGGTCCGGGCGCAAACGGCGGCTGCGGGTAATGGGGTTCTTGGCGTCCTGACTCTGGCGTTGATTACGGTTTTCGTACTGGTGATAGCCTTAATTCTCCTAAGTCAGATCGTTTACATCTGCAACCCCAACGAAATCCTGATTTTTTCCGGGCGGGAGCATCGCCTCAGCAGTGGCCAGAAGGTGGGCTACCGGGTGGTCTTTGGCGGGGCGGCGATTCGCATTCCCATCCTGGAGAGCGTGGACCGCATGGACCTGACTACCATGCCGGTGCAGGTGGAGGTGAAAAACGCCTATTCCGCCGGGGGTATTCCGTTGCAAATTCAGGCTATTGCCAATATCAAGGTCTCCAGCGACCCGGAGATTGTGGGGAACGCCATCGAGCGGTTTTTGGGGCGCAAGCGGGAGGAAATCATCCGGGTGGCCAAAGAAACCCTGGAGGGGAATTTGCGGGGGGTGGTGGCGACCCTGACGCCGGAGCAGGTGAATGAGGACCGCCTGCAGTTTGCCGACCGGATTTCCCGCTTCGTGGAACGGGATTTGGCCAAGTTAGGGCTGCAACTGGACACCTTGAAAATTCAAAGCGTCTCGGACGAGGTGGACTACCTGAACTCCATTGGGCGGCGGCAAATTGCTGAGATGTTGCGGGATGCCCAGATTGCCGAGTCGAACGCGGAACGGGAGGCGGAAGCGGCGGTGGCTGCCAGTCGTCGCGCGGCTGAGGTCGCCCAAAAGGAAGCCCAAGCGGCCATTCAGCAAAAGCAAAACGAGCACCGCAAGCGCAAGGCAGAGTTAGAGCTGCAAGCCCGCGCGGAAGAGGAGCGCACAGAAGCCATTGCCCAAGAAACTCGCGCCCGGGCCGAACAGGAATTACAGGCGATACGGGCGGAACTGGAACGGTTACGGCTAGAGGCGGATGTGGTGCTCCCGGCCCAAGCCCAGCGCCAAGCCCAGGAATTGTTGGCCCGGGGGGAAGCAGCGCACCTAGCCGCCAATGCTAAGGCCACCGCCGCCGTCGCCGAGATGCTCCAGGCCCTGTGGCAGGAATACGGTCAGGACGCCAATGCCATCTTGATCATCCAGCAACTGGAAACGCTTCTCCAGACGGCGGCGCAGGTGCCCCAGAAATTGCGGGTGGGCCAGGTGCAGGTGATTGACGGCGGCCAGGGCCAGACCTTGAGCGCGCTGATGCGGGCCTATCCCGATTTAGTTCGGCAGTTTTTGCACCAGGCGGACCAAACACTGGGGTTGAACTTGACCAGTGTCTTTCCCTCAACGCCGCCGTCTCAGTAG
- a CDS encoding MFS transporter: MPGVWGRLFGSALLFWSGLTLLLPTLPLYLAEVVGASDGQIGWVVGAFALGMLLFREPVGRWTDTQGRKRGIQLGLLVLATAPWGYLWWRQIPLLVALRVYHGLSVAAFATAYLALVTDLAPPVRRGRILGYMTLAQPVGVALGPAIGGYLADQGQYPLIFALSALLGTLSWGLCTWGVQEPPRRRVETGPSLSWGLLLTPPLRTPALVFLLVGLLFGGLQIFIPLFIKRQGLPLNPGLFYTAVAVASFSMRLLLGRVADRWGRGQLITVSLGSYCLAMLTLGSRPGVPGLLLAGVFEGIGAGLLIPGMAALIADRSPAQERGRSFGLCLGGFDLGIGLAGPLVGRGLQVLGLPGVTTVLLGIALAALTVHLVGMGKNPRDSLAFALANGPDAYRVS; the protein is encoded by the coding sequence GTGCCGGGCGTCTGGGGACGGCTGTTTGGGTCGGCTTTGTTGTTTTGGTCGGGGTTGACGCTGCTGCTGCCGACGTTGCCCTTGTATTTGGCGGAGGTGGTCGGGGCCAGCGATGGGCAGATTGGCTGGGTGGTGGGGGCGTTTGCCTTGGGGATGCTGTTGTTTCGGGAGCCGGTGGGGCGCTGGACGGATACCCAGGGCCGTAAGCGGGGGATTCAACTGGGGCTGCTGGTGTTGGCGACGGCGCCCTGGGGGTATCTCTGGTGGCGGCAAATCCCGTTGTTGGTGGCGCTGCGGGTGTATCACGGGTTGAGTGTGGCGGCTTTTGCTACGGCCTATTTGGCGTTGGTGACGGATTTGGCGCCGCCGGTGCGTCGGGGACGGATTTTGGGGTATATGACGTTGGCGCAACCAGTGGGGGTGGCTCTGGGACCGGCAATTGGGGGGTATCTGGCGGACCAGGGGCAGTATCCGCTGATCTTTGCCCTGTCGGCGCTGCTGGGGACGCTCAGTTGGGGGTTGTGTACCTGGGGAGTGCAGGAACCGCCTCGCCGCCGGGTTGAGACGGGGCCATCTTTGTCCTGGGGGTTGCTGCTGACGCCTCCCTTGCGCACGCCGGCGTTGGTGTTTTTGCTGGTGGGGTTGTTGTTTGGGGGGTTGCAGATTTTTATTCCTCTGTTTATCAAGCGCCAGGGGTTGCCCTTGAATCCGGGGTTGTTCTATACGGCGGTGGCGGTGGCCAGTTTTTCTATGCGTTTGCTGCTGGGACGGGTGGCGGACCGCTGGGGCCGGGGGCAACTGATTACGGTGAGTTTGGGTAGTTACTGCCTGGCGATGCTGACGTTGGGGAGTCGCCCGGGGGTGCCGGGGCTGTTGCTGGCGGGGGTGTTTGAGGGGATAGGGGCGGGGCTGTTGATTCCGGGGATGGCCGCGTTGATTGCCGATCGTTCCCCAGCTCAGGAGCGGGGCCGCAGTTTTGGCCTGTGTCTGGGGGGATTTGATTTGGGGATTGGGCTGGCGGGACCCTTGGTGGGCCGGGGCTTGCAGGTGCTGGGGCTGCCGGGGGTGACAACGGTGCTGCTGGGGATTGCCCTGGCGGCGTTGACGGTGCATCTGGTGGGGATGGGGAAAAACCCCCGGGATTCCCTGGCGTTTGCCTTGGCCAACGGCCCGGATGCGTACCGCGTTTCTTAA
- a CDS encoding HNH endonuclease, whose amino-acid sequence MGKVLVLNASYEPLNITTWKRAAVLLLKGKAEQLEHNGKVIYPNFPLPTVIRLRQYVNIPHKEIPLTRRNVLHRDGHTCQYCGYTGEDLTLDHVVPKSRGGDDSWENIVTACVRCNIKKGNRTPEEAGLMLRQRPRRPHRSLYFEVSKHLRNGSHQEWRKYVIGL is encoded by the coding sequence ATGGGGAAAGTTCTGGTGCTCAATGCGTCCTATGAGCCGCTGAACATCACCACCTGGAAGCGGGCGGCTGTGTTGTTACTCAAGGGTAAGGCGGAGCAACTGGAGCACAATGGCAAGGTGATTTACCCCAATTTCCCCCTGCCGACGGTGATTCGCCTGCGCCAGTACGTCAATATTCCCCACAAGGAAATTCCCCTAACGCGCCGGAATGTTCTGCACCGGGATGGCCATACCTGTCAGTACTGCGGCTATACGGGGGAGGATTTGACCCTGGACCATGTGGTTCCCAAGTCCCGGGGAGGGGATGATTCCTGGGAAAACATTGTCACGGCCTGTGTGCGCTGCAATATTAAAAAGGGGAACCGCACGCCGGAGGAGGCGGGATTGATGCTGCGCCAACGGCCCCGTCGCCCCCATCGCAGTCTGTACTTTGAGGTGAGTAAGCACCTGCGCAACGGCTCCCACCAGGAGTGGCGCAAGTATGTCATCGGGCTATGA
- a CDS encoding DUF3445 domain-containing protein, producing MPACPVEQLPDAPRYFPLAKGRYEVKPGLYPLGTDFGQGERDRQVFHLDSDFPHYRQVKQAARQEDLAKYVQTCNLTPPVEQAAVAFIAQRLPQEYPQWFRLEDHTAGWRLHCYLTGEVLDFDRDFGCRGTAYLSGLDALAMQIQEDLCVVSRTGDRHWVSVIHLCFPNHWAAQDKIGRSFAEIHAPVPGMEPLNRRGAALVQAMIAGPPMVRFAWGLSTDTELNHHPDRPGGRTFDPQCPCLYLRLERQVIWGLPAVEAALFFIRTYFRDVSCLRQDPMHHTALRSAIQSMSPAALTYKGLAPHLREILAWLG from the coding sequence ATGCCTGCTTGTCCGGTGGAACAGCTACCCGACGCGCCCCGCTACTTTCCCCTGGCCAAGGGCCGCTATGAGGTGAAACCCGGTCTGTATCCCTTGGGGACGGATTTCGGCCAGGGGGAACGGGACCGGCAGGTGTTTCACCTAGACAGCGACTTTCCCCATTACCGTCAGGTAAAACAGGCAGCCCGCCAGGAGGACTTGGCGAAATACGTGCAGACCTGCAACTTGACCCCCCCGGTGGAACAGGCGGCGGTGGCCTTCATCGCCCAGCGATTGCCCCAGGAATATCCCCAGTGGTTTCGGCTGGAGGACCACACCGCTGGTTGGCGCTTGCATTGCTACCTAACCGGTGAGGTGCTGGACTTTGACCGGGATTTTGGCTGCCGGGGGACGGCCTACCTCTCGGGCCTGGATGCCCTGGCGATGCAAATCCAGGAGGACCTGTGTGTGGTCAGCCGCACCGGGGACCGGCACTGGGTGAGCGTTATCCACCTGTGTTTCCCCAACCACTGGGCGGCCCAGGACAAGATTGGCCGGAGCTTTGCCGAGATCCATGCGCCGGTGCCGGGGATGGAACCTCTGAACCGGCGGGGGGCAGCGCTGGTGCAGGCCATGATTGCCGGTCCACCCATGGTGCGGTTCGCCTGGGGGTTGAGCACGGACACGGAGCTGAACCATCATCCCGACCGGCCAGGGGGACGCACCTTTGACCCCCAATGTCCCTGCCTGTACCTGCGTCTCGAACGTCAGGTGATCTGGGGGCTACCGGCGGTGGAGGCGGCCCTGTTTTTTATCCGCACCTACTTCCGGGATGTGAGTTGCCTGCGCCAGGACCCCATGCACCATACCGCGCTGCGGTCGGCGATCCAGTCCATGTCTCCGGCGGCGTTGACCTATAAAGGATTGGCGCCCCATCTCCGGGAAATCCTGGCCTGGTTGGGGTGA